In Naumovozyma castellii chromosome 1, complete genome, one DNA window encodes the following:
- the RPL14A gene encoding 60S ribosomal protein eL14 (ancestral locus Anc_2.505) produces the protein MSTDSIVKASNWRLVEVGRIVLIKKGPSAGKLATIVEIVDQKKALIDGPHVPRQAIHLGQVELTPLTFSLPRGAKTATVVKKWKAAGVCAKWNASSWAKKIAQRKRRAELTDFERFQVMVLRKQKRYTVKKTLAKA, from the exons ATGTCCACCGATTCAATTGTTAAGGCTTCTAACTGGAGATTGGTCGAAGTTGGCCGTATCGTCTTGATTAAGAAGGGTCCTTCCGCCGGCAAATTGGCTACCATCGTCGAAATCGTTGATCAAAAAAAG GCTTTGATTGATGGTCCACATGTCCCAAGACAAGCTATCCACTTGGGTCAAGTTGAATTAACCCCATTAACTTTCTCTCTACCAAGAGGTGCTAAGACTGCCACCGTCGTCAAGAAGTGGAAGGCCGCTGGTGTCTGTGCTAAATGGAATGCATCCTCTTGGGCTAAGAAGATTGCTCAAAGAAAGAGACGTGCTGAATTGACCGATTTCGAAAGATTCCAAGTTATGGTTCTAAGAAAGCAAAAAAGATACACTGTTAAGAAAACTTTGGCTAAGGCTTAA